Part of the Gracilimonas sp. genome is shown below.
GGTAACGAGACCGAGGTACATGGCTTTTGCTGCATGTTCATCAATTTGCTGAGGATCGTGTTCGGCATACAGCCTGTACACCAGTTCACAGGTTGAAGAAGCTTCCACTTCAGAAACAAACTCCTCGAAAATATCATCCGGGTCAGGGTGATGATCGATCATGTAAACCGGCTTGCTCAGTTCGGAAATCTTCTCAGCGGTTCCACCAAAACGATGAAGTGCATTTCCATCAACTACTATAAAGGCATCAAAGTCCGAAAGCTCAGCCTCTGTAGGTTTTGAAATGGGGAAAAAGTCGAGCAACCAGGCCATATTTTCCGGTATCGAATCTTCATTGAAAGCCGATGTTTCGATCCCGTTCTTTTGTAGCCATAAGCAAAGTGCTACTTGCGAGCCCAGACAGTCACCATCGGGGCGGACGTGAGAAAAAACAGCTACTTTTTGATGTTGTACTATTTTTGAAATAAAGTTTTTAAACATAAAATCTCCTTGGCGTCAAAAATAGGCGAACATTGCCACAAATCCATTTATTTTAAGGGGAAAATCTATCATCAAAGAAAATGGCATGCATGCAGTTATAGTCAGTAATGGTTTTCCCCCTTCCAAAGATTTACTTGAGGAAGAATTGAAATCTGCAGATTTGATCATCGGTGCGGATGGCGGGGGAAATACGCTGCTTTCCCACGGACTAACCCCCCATGTGGTTATCGGAGATATGGATAGTTTTGAAAAGCCCGGTTCGGTTGAGTTTGAAATTATTCATGATGTTGATCAGGAAACCAATGACCTGGAAAAGGCATTGTCTCTCGCACTTTATCGGGACGTGGAAACCTGCACAGTGCTGGGAGCCTTTGGCAGAAGAATGGATCATTCCCTGAAAAACCTGTCTGTTCTGAAACGGTTTGATCCTGCGTTTGGCCGGCTTGTTTTTAAGGATGAACGATTAATAGCTCAAATGGTCAATTCAAGCTTTTCGGCAGAACTGCCTGTTGGAAGTATTATCTCTTTATTTCCTCTTTCCGGGAAAGTAACCGGCATCACCACAAAAGGACTGAAGTACCCGTTGAATGATGAGATTCTGGAAAATGGAGAGCGGGACGGAACCTCTAATGAGAATGTGGAACCGGAATTCTCCATCGAGATTAAAAGCGGAGACCTGGTGGTTTTTATTGAAAATTAAAAATTCAGAATTAAAAATTTAAAATTAACCAATCCGACTTAATTTTAAATTTTTAAATACTGTCAGAATCTACACGGGTGATGGATCCTGCTTTTCCTGCTGCTCTTCCAGAGATTTCTTCCAGGCCAGGTACCCGGCGATAGCGAGTCCTGTAAAGACCAGAAACTGAAAGCTGGTTAATACCAATTCCTTGTAAAAATAGAGGGGGATGGAAATCAGGTCCGTTATAATCCATGCGATCCAGCTTTCAAGCTTTTTACGTGCCATCAACCACATGCCGGCAATAGCAAAGCAGGTGGTGGTCGAATCCCAAAAGGCTACATCGCTGTCGGTAAAATTTGAGAGCACGAAATACAGTATCCCAAAAGAGCTAAGCAGAATTCCAATGGTAATCAGGTTTTCTTTTGCACTGTTGATAGTAACCCGCACCTGATCCCGGCTGTCGTCTTTGGGGTGAATCCAATAGTACCAGCCGTATACACTCATTATAAAATAATAGAAATTCACCCCCATGTCGGCATACAGCTTGTACTGAAAAGCGAGATATACATAAATTAACACGCTGATGATACCGGTGGGATACACCCAGATATTTTCCTTCATAGAAAACCAGACGCTCATAAGTCCGGTTGTTACGGCGATCCATTCAAGTGCGGTGGTTTGAATGATCCCGTTTATAATGCCGTCGATGATGTATTCCATAGGGTGCTTTTCTGATGAGCGGCAAAAATAGAAAAATTCTGTAAGGAATATGGGCTTCAGTGCTCTTACCTAAAAACTGAATGATTGAAGTCATCTTGAGGGTACTCCCGAAAGATCTTCACAAGCAAGTACAGGTATCTACTTTAGAATATATCTGTGAAGATTCTTCGCTATCACTCAGAATGACTTTAATCACTATTGATATGGATAATGCAACTTACATTGTAACTAACCCTGCAAGAAAAGTGCTGTACACTGGAGTCACAAGTAACCTTCCGCGGAGAATTGTTGAGCATTACCTGAACCGCGGAAATAAGAAGTCCTATGCGGGTCGGTACTTTTGTTATTGTCTGATTTGGTATGATGTTTTCCCTACCATGTACGAAGCGATTGAAGCAGAAAAAAGATTGAAGGGGAAGACGAGGGCATGGAAGGAGCAATTAATAGCAGAGACAAACCCGGAATGGAAATTTTTGAATAAAGAAGTACTTGGAGAATGGCCGCCAAGAAAAACACTGCCCTCTTGAACTTGTAACGAAAGAGATGTGTGCCGTGTCATCCAAATAAATGCCAATCAGAAGTCATCTTGAGGGTACCCCCGAAAGATCTTCACAAGCAAGAGCAGGCAGTTGGTTTTAATTAAGCTTGTAAAGATTCTTCGTTATCACTCAGAATGACCATTATAAATGTCAGGCTATCGCCCCTTTAATACGCCTGAAAGATTTAGCTTGTGAATGGGAATGAGATACGTGGAAAGCATTTCGTCTTTATGGATGCCCAGTTCACCGGTTCCGCGGAAGTCAACCATACACACTTTTTCGGCAGTTTGTACCACTTCACCAATACCGTAATATTCCGGGCTGGGGCCGTAGTACACCAAGTCGCCCGTGCGGAGCGTGTTCTTTGCCCGGCGGTGATAGGGAAGGATCACAGGGAGTAGATCAAGTCGGTAAGAAAGTCTTCGTTTTTTTGAACTTCCCATCAGTTTACTGCTTCTGATGAATAATGATTTTGCGTTTATTTTCAGGGAGATGCGACATCTCAACCCAAATGGCGTCTTCAGGAATCAGCCCGTCTATTTTTTCAGGCCATTCAACCAGGCAAACGCCATCGCCATAAAAGTATTCTTCGGCTCCGATTTCCAGAGCTTCCTGTTCGTGTTTCAACCGGTAACAGTCGAAATGATAAACGGGAGTATCACCGGAATATTCATGAATTAAAGTATAGGTAGGAGAGCTGACTTTTTCAGGTTCAATTCCAAAAAAAGAAGCTACTCCTTTTACAAAATGGGTTTTCCCGGCGCCTAAGTCTCCGGCCAGGCAAACTACATCTCCGGGTGTCAATTGCTTACCAAACTCGAAACCAATGCGAATGGTTTCATCAACCGATGAACTTTGGAACTGCTGCACGTTACTTGGGAGTTAAAGTGGCTACGGGTAATATCATCTCTTCCATTGAAGCCCCTCCATGCTGGAAGGTGTCCCGGTACCGGTTCTGATATTTGTGATAGTTGGTTGGATACACAAAGTAATAATCCTCCCGGGCGATGATGTAATTATTCACAGCTCCTACTTTTGGCAGGCGGTATTGTTCCGGGTCATCCATAAAAACAACTGCATCGGATTCATCGGCCTTAAGATTTCGGCCATATTTATACCGAAGATTGGTGGCGGTGTCTTTATCGCCATACACTTTTGTGTCACGCAACGCACGAACCGAGCCGTGGTCGGTAGTAATGATCAGGGTGACATTCTCTTTGGCCAATCCTTTAAACATCTGCAGTAATGAGGAATGCTGAAACCACGCCTCTGTTACCGAGCGAAAAGCCGATACATCGGGGGCTAATTCCTTAATCACGTCGGAGTCGGACCGGGAGTGAACCAGTGTATCCACAAAATTAAAAACAAAAGCAGCCAGTTTGGACTGTGCGTAGCTTCCAATTTTATCGGCCACTTTCCGTCCGGCTTCGGCATTCAGAATTTTTTCATACTTAAATTTGATGTCGATGCCATCACGCTCCAGTTGTTTGCGTAACAGTTCTTCTTCATGCCGGTTCAGGGAAGATTCATCCTGCCCCTGTTGCCATAATTCCGGATACATGCGTTCTATATCGGAAGGGTACAATCCAGAGAAAATGGCATTTCGGGAATACGGGGTGGCTGTAGGTAAAATGGAGTAGTAGAAATCGGTATCAATGGAAAAATAGTTAGAGAGGAAAGGCTCGAATACCAGCCATTGGTCGTACCGCATGCAGTCGATCAGGAAAAACATCACTTTCTCGTCTTTCTCCAGATGCGGATTCACATACTTTTTAAAAATCTCCTGCGAAAGCAACGGCCGCCCCTCATCTTTTTTTACCCAGTCTTTGTACTCCTGGTTTACAAACTTGCCGAATTCCTTGTTGGCCTGCTGAAACTGATCATCCAGAACCTGAATGAGCCCTTCGTCACCGGAGCCTAAATCAATCTGCCAGTTGGTAAGTTCTTTGTAGATGTCAATCCATTCTTTCCAGTGAGTGCCGGGGTGAATGCGTGATGAGAGCTCGTTGAACTGCTTCAGGTAGGTTTGAGCCGATTTTTCGGATTGTATGCGGCTCCGTTCAAGCAATCGTTTTGTAGTGAGTAAAATCTGGTTTGGGTTCACCGGCTTGATGAGGTAATCAGAGATCTTGCCGCCAATGGCGTCTTCCATGATCGATTCTTCCTCACTCTTTGTGATCATCACCACGGGAAGAGAGGGCTGAATGGATTTGATTTTCTCGAGGGTTTCGATACCGCCCATTCCCGGCATTTGCTCATCCAGGTAAACGATATCGAATGGCTCGGAGGAAATCATGCTCACTGCATCATCTCCGTTGGCAACCGGAGTGATTTCGAATCCCTTTTTCTCTAAAAATATGATATGTGATTGCAGCTGATCGATCTCATCATCTGCCCAAAGTATTTTTGGCATGAAATAGTCTTCCTTTAGTTTTGCCACGAAATCTCAAAAACACGAAATGCATTAAATTCGCGCACTTCGTTCTTTATCTATTGTACGTTCGTGTTCTAGTGGCGTTAATAATATTCAATCTATAAGTTTTATGTATGGGCGGATATTTTCCAGCCGCTTTTCACCGATGCCCTTTACATTAAGCAGTTCCTCTATGGAATCAAAACCGCCATTGGCTTCTCTATATTCAATAATTCGGCCGGCATATGCTTCTCCGATACCGTTCAGGGTTTGAAGTTCAGCGCTCGTTGCGGTATTCAGGTTAAT
Proteins encoded:
- a CDS encoding GIY-YIG nuclease family protein, with amino-acid sequence MIEVILRVLPKDLHKQVQVSTLEYICEDSSLSLRMTLITIDMDNATYIVTNPARKVLYTGVTSNLPRRIVEHYLNRGNKKSYAGRYFCYCLIWYDVFPTMYEAIEAEKRLKGKTRAWKEQLIAETNPEWKFLNKEVLGEWPPRKTLPS
- the tsaE gene encoding tRNA (adenosine(37)-N6)-threonylcarbamoyltransferase complex ATPase subunit type 1 TsaE — its product is MQQFQSSSVDETIRIGFEFGKQLTPGDVVCLAGDLGAGKTHFVKGVASFFGIEPEKVSSPTYTLIHEYSGDTPVYHFDCYRLKHEQEALEIGAEEYFYGDGVCLVEWPEKIDGLIPEDAIWVEMSHLPENKRKIIIHQKQ
- a CDS encoding thiamine diphosphokinase, whose protein sequence is MHAVIVSNGFPPSKDLLEEELKSADLIIGADGGGNTLLSHGLTPHVVIGDMDSFEKPGSVEFEIIHDVDQETNDLEKALSLALYRDVETCTVLGAFGRRMDHSLKNLSVLKRFDPAFGRLVFKDERLIAQMVNSSFSAELPVGSIISLFPLSGKVTGITTKGLKYPLNDEILENGERDGTSNENVEPEFSIEIKSGDLVVFIEN
- the pnuC gene encoding nicotinamide riboside transporter PnuC, with the protein product MEYIIDGIINGIIQTTALEWIAVTTGLMSVWFSMKENIWVYPTGIISVLIYVYLAFQYKLYADMGVNFYYFIMSVYGWYYWIHPKDDSRDQVRVTINSAKENLITIGILLSSFGILYFVLSNFTDSDVAFWDSTTTCFAIAGMWLMARKKLESWIAWIITDLISIPLYFYKELVLTSFQFLVFTGLAIAGYLAWKKSLEEQQEKQDPSPV
- a CDS encoding bifunctional oligoribonuclease/PAP phosphatase NrnA, whose product is MFKNFISKIVQHQKVAVFSHVRPDGDCLGSQVALCLWLQKNGIETSAFNEDSIPENMAWLLDFFPISKPTEAELSDFDAFIVVDGNALHRFGGTAEKISELSKPVYMIDHHPDPDDIFEEFVSEVEASSTCELVYRLYAEHDPQQIDEHAAKAMYLGLVTDTGSFQFDSVKPGTLHAAADLLDRGGFTPNQITEKIYSSRPLRQLKLLSLALDTIELHAGGKISTITITRDMFEQTGTSNEDTEGFVQYPLSVEGVKACVLFREDGDRVKLSLRSQSDIDVNKWARKFNGGGHKKAAGAWHSGPLQAAVDEVINAGKEQL
- a CDS encoding response regulator, producing MPKILWADDEIDQLQSHIIFLEKKGFEITPVANGDDAVSMISSEPFDIVYLDEQMPGMGGIETLEKIKSIQPSLPVVMITKSEEESIMEDAIGGKISDYLIKPVNPNQILLTTKRLLERSRIQSEKSAQTYLKQFNELSSRIHPGTHWKEWIDIYKELTNWQIDLGSGDEGLIQVLDDQFQQANKEFGKFVNQEYKDWVKKDEGRPLLSQEIFKKYVNPHLEKDEKVMFFLIDCMRYDQWLVFEPFLSNYFSIDTDFYYSILPTATPYSRNAIFSGLYPSDIERMYPELWQQGQDESSLNRHEEELLRKQLERDGIDIKFKYEKILNAEAGRKVADKIGSYAQSKLAAFVFNFVDTLVHSRSDSDVIKELAPDVSAFRSVTEAWFQHSSLLQMFKGLAKENVTLIITTDHGSVRALRDTKVYGDKDTATNLRYKYGRNLKADESDAVVFMDDPEQYRLPKVGAVNNYIIAREDYYFVYPTNYHKYQNRYRDTFQHGGASMEEMILPVATLTPK